The proteins below come from a single Panicum hallii strain FIL2 chromosome 7, PHallii_v3.1, whole genome shotgun sequence genomic window:
- the LOC112898964 gene encoding transcription factor bHLH35-like isoform X2, with amino-acid sequence MEAADLLSLGFDFYCQSPPRFFDDQPPYDPDYLAVADSIMYAATEAESVTGLYPSYREASSSPDGANSCSAQVAPPASPGPAGAATKNMVMERDRRRRLNEKLYALRSVVPNITKMDKASIVRDAIAYIEQLQEEERRVLAEISALESSSGVAAAAEFKAEDADSYPWPRKRTRTAAGGSTHASPPLQILEVQVTVAGEKVAVVSVRCSRGRDAVAKVCRALEPLRLRVVTASIAAAGDAVVHTMFVEIEDKMSGAQLKERIEAALAQLDVTNRCPLKTTRYWED; translated from the exons ATGGAGGCGGCAGACTTGCTGAGCCTGGGCTTCGACTTCTACTGCCAGTCACCGCCTCGCTTCTTCGACGACCAGCCGCCCTACGACCCGGACTACCTCGCCGTTGCCGACAG CATCATGTACGCGGCGACCGAGGCTGAGTCGGTCACCGGCCTGTACCCCTCCTACCGGGAGGCCTCCAGCTCCCCCGACGGCGCCAACTCCTGCTCCGCGcaggtggcgccgccggcgtcgccaggTCCGGCGGGCGCGGCCACCAAGAACATGGTCATGGAGAGGGACCGCCGCAGGAGGCTCAACGAGAAGCTCTACGCGCTCCGCAGCGTCGTccccaacatcaccaag ATGGACAAGGCGTCCATCGTCAGGGACGCCATCGCCTACATCGAGCAGctgcaggaggaggagcgccGGGTGCTCGCCGAAATATCCGCGCTCGAGTCCTCCTCCGGcgtcgccgctgccgccgagTTCAAGGCGGAGGATGCCGACAGCTACCCGTGGCCGAGGAAGAGGACGCGAACGGCGGCCGGGGGCTCCACCCACGCCTCACCGCCACTACAGATCCTCGAG GTGCAGGTGACGGTGGCGGGGGAGAAGGTGGCGGTGGTGAGCGTGCGGTGCAGCAGGGGCAGGGACGCCGTGGCCAAGGTGTGCCGGGCGCTGGAGCCGCTGCGCCTCAGGGTCGTCACGGCCAGCATCGCCGCCGCGGGCGACGCCGTCGTCCACACCATGTTCGTCGAG ATTGAAGATAAGATGAGTGGTGCTCAACTGAAGGAGAGAATAGAGGCAGCTCTCGCCCAGCTAGATGTGACCAACAGGTGCCCACTCAAGACCACGAGATATTGGGAGGACTGA
- the LOC112898964 gene encoding transcription factor bHLH35-like isoform X1, with protein sequence MEAADLLSLGFDFYCQSPPRFFDDQPPYDPDYLAVADSIMYAATEAESVTGLYPSYREASSSPDGANSCSAQVAPPASPGPAGAATKNMVMERDRRRRLNEKLYALRSVVPNITKMDKASIVRDAIAYIEQLQEEERRVLAEISALESSSGVAAAAEFKAEDADSYPWPRKRTRTAAGGSTHASPPLQILEVQVTVAGEKVAVVSVRCSRGRDAVAKVCRALEPLRLRVVTASIAAAGDAVVHTMFVEVSKPALRAMVLRPSRASPIMARLPRRPAPSDRWHVSLSL encoded by the exons ATGGAGGCGGCAGACTTGCTGAGCCTGGGCTTCGACTTCTACTGCCAGTCACCGCCTCGCTTCTTCGACGACCAGCCGCCCTACGACCCGGACTACCTCGCCGTTGCCGACAG CATCATGTACGCGGCGACCGAGGCTGAGTCGGTCACCGGCCTGTACCCCTCCTACCGGGAGGCCTCCAGCTCCCCCGACGGCGCCAACTCCTGCTCCGCGcaggtggcgccgccggcgtcgccaggTCCGGCGGGCGCGGCCACCAAGAACATGGTCATGGAGAGGGACCGCCGCAGGAGGCTCAACGAGAAGCTCTACGCGCTCCGCAGCGTCGTccccaacatcaccaag ATGGACAAGGCGTCCATCGTCAGGGACGCCATCGCCTACATCGAGCAGctgcaggaggaggagcgccGGGTGCTCGCCGAAATATCCGCGCTCGAGTCCTCCTCCGGcgtcgccgctgccgccgagTTCAAGGCGGAGGATGCCGACAGCTACCCGTGGCCGAGGAAGAGGACGCGAACGGCGGCCGGGGGCTCCACCCACGCCTCACCGCCACTACAGATCCTCGAG GTGCAGGTGACGGTGGCGGGGGAGAAGGTGGCGGTGGTGAGCGTGCGGTGCAGCAGGGGCAGGGACGCCGTGGCCAAGGTGTGCCGGGCGCTGGAGCCGCTGCGCCTCAGGGTCGTCACGGCCAGCATCGCCGCCGCGGGCGACGCCGTCGTCCACACCATGTTCGTCGAGGTAAGCAAGCCTGCGCTGCGTGCCATGGTCCTCCGCCCCAGCCGAGCGTCGCCAATAATGGCACGGTTGCCACGCCGGCCTGCACCCTCAGATCGGTGGCATGTGTCGCTCTCGCTTTAA